The proteins below come from a single Gossypium raimondii isolate GPD5lz chromosome 2, ASM2569854v1, whole genome shotgun sequence genomic window:
- the LOC105788715 gene encoding probable NAD(P)H dehydrogenase (quinone) FQR1-like 3 isoform X2 translates to MAATKLYYSLYRHVEIMAREVQRGANSVQDVEATLWQVPETLSNTILQKMNAPAKAADVPEIRPEQLLEADGFLFGFPSRFGVMAAQFKAFFDATNDLWEHQALAGKPAGIFWSTGFHGGGQELTALTAITQLAHHGMIFVPLGYTFGSGMFEMNQVKGGSSYGAGTYAADGSREPTELELQQAFYQGKYVAEITKKLKNKPLAS, encoded by the exons ATGGCAGCAACAAAGTT GTATTACTCGTTGTACCGTCATGTCGAGATCATGGCAAGGGAGGTGCAAAGGGGGGCTAATTCAGTTCAAGATGTTGAGGCAACACTTTGGCAG GTACCTGAGACGCTATCCAATACAATACTGCAAAAGATGAACGCACCAGCTAAAGCAGCTGATGTACCAGAGATTAGGCCAGAACAGCTTTTGGAAGCTGATGGTTTTCTCTTCGGGTTTCCTTCTCGTTTCGGTGTGATGGCAGCTCAGTTTAAGGCCTTCTTTGATGCTACTAACGACCTGTGGGAACACCAAGCACTTGCTGGCAAGCCTGCTGGTATCTTCTGGAGTACTGGTTTCCATGGGGGAGGACAGGAGCTCACTGC ATTAACTGCTATAACACAGTTAGCACATCATGGTATGATATTTGTGCCTCTTGGATACACTTTTGGCAGTGGCATGTTTGAGATGAATCAGGTAAAAGGTGGCTCCTCTTATGGTGCTGGCACTTATGCAGCCGATGGATCCCGTGAACCCACTGAGCTAGAGCTCCAACAGGCCTTTTACCAAGGTAAATATGTTGCGGAAATAACCAAGAAACTCAAGAACAAGCCCCTCGCATCATAA
- the LOC105788715 gene encoding probable NAD(P)H dehydrogenase (quinone) FQR1-like 3 isoform X1 → MAATKLYVVYYSLYRHVEIMAREVQRGANSVQDVEATLWQVPETLSNTILQKMNAPAKAADVPEIRPEQLLEADGFLFGFPSRFGVMAAQFKAFFDATNDLWEHQALAGKPAGIFWSTGFHGGGQELTALTAITQLAHHGMIFVPLGYTFGSGMFEMNQVKGGSSYGAGTYAADGSREPTELELQQAFYQGKYVAEITKKLKNKPLAS, encoded by the exons ATGGCAGCAACAAAGTTGTATGTAGT GTATTACTCGTTGTACCGTCATGTCGAGATCATGGCAAGGGAGGTGCAAAGGGGGGCTAATTCAGTTCAAGATGTTGAGGCAACACTTTGGCAG GTACCTGAGACGCTATCCAATACAATACTGCAAAAGATGAACGCACCAGCTAAAGCAGCTGATGTACCAGAGATTAGGCCAGAACAGCTTTTGGAAGCTGATGGTTTTCTCTTCGGGTTTCCTTCTCGTTTCGGTGTGATGGCAGCTCAGTTTAAGGCCTTCTTTGATGCTACTAACGACCTGTGGGAACACCAAGCACTTGCTGGCAAGCCTGCTGGTATCTTCTGGAGTACTGGTTTCCATGGGGGAGGACAGGAGCTCACTGC ATTAACTGCTATAACACAGTTAGCACATCATGGTATGATATTTGTGCCTCTTGGATACACTTTTGGCAGTGGCATGTTTGAGATGAATCAGGTAAAAGGTGGCTCCTCTTATGGTGCTGGCACTTATGCAGCCGATGGATCCCGTGAACCCACTGAGCTAGAGCTCCAACAGGCCTTTTACCAAGGTAAATATGTTGCGGAAATAACCAAGAAACTCAAGAACAAGCCCCTCGCATCATAA
- the LOC105788715 gene encoding probable NAD(P)H dehydrogenase (quinone) FQR1-like 3 isoform X3, with amino-acid sequence MAREVQRGANSVQDVEATLWQVPETLSNTILQKMNAPAKAADVPEIRPEQLLEADGFLFGFPSRFGVMAAQFKAFFDATNDLWEHQALAGKPAGIFWSTGFHGGGQELTALTAITQLAHHGMIFVPLGYTFGSGMFEMNQVKGGSSYGAGTYAADGSREPTELELQQAFYQGKYVAEITKKLKNKPLAS; translated from the exons ATGGCAAGGGAGGTGCAAAGGGGGGCTAATTCAGTTCAAGATGTTGAGGCAACACTTTGGCAG GTACCTGAGACGCTATCCAATACAATACTGCAAAAGATGAACGCACCAGCTAAAGCAGCTGATGTACCAGAGATTAGGCCAGAACAGCTTTTGGAAGCTGATGGTTTTCTCTTCGGGTTTCCTTCTCGTTTCGGTGTGATGGCAGCTCAGTTTAAGGCCTTCTTTGATGCTACTAACGACCTGTGGGAACACCAAGCACTTGCTGGCAAGCCTGCTGGTATCTTCTGGAGTACTGGTTTCCATGGGGGAGGACAGGAGCTCACTGC ATTAACTGCTATAACACAGTTAGCACATCATGGTATGATATTTGTGCCTCTTGGATACACTTTTGGCAGTGGCATGTTTGAGATGAATCAGGTAAAAGGTGGCTCCTCTTATGGTGCTGGCACTTATGCAGCCGATGGATCCCGTGAACCCACTGAGCTAGAGCTCCAACAGGCCTTTTACCAAGGTAAATATGTTGCGGAAATAACCAAGAAACTCAAGAACAAGCCCCTCGCATCATAA